A genomic segment from Pseudorca crassidens isolate mPseCra1 chromosome 4, mPseCra1.hap1, whole genome shotgun sequence encodes:
- the TRAM1L1 gene encoding translocating chain-associated membrane protein 1-like 1, which yields MTFRKKGSKNPPVLSQEFILQNHADLVACVGMFFVLGLMFEGTAEVSIVFITLQHGVTFPAEEAEERATAPKFLYHYGAKDLATVFFYMLVAIIIHATIQEYVLDRINRRMQFPKPKQSKFNESGQFSVFFLVSCIWGTFILHSENCLSDLTVLWRAHPNNMMTFQMKFFYISQLAYWFHAFPELYFQRIKPQDLSQQVVYVGLHLFHIAGAYLLYLNHLGLLLLMMHYFVEFLSHFCDLFYFSDEKYQKEFSLWAIVFILGRLVTLIVSVITVGFHLAGGQNGNSDGTTEDVNVLAAKIAVLSSSCTIQAYITWNLFNVQLQRWMEEDAPLQAPSVKKKRTKGRFSRKGTENGVATSNRVDSPHVRKEKSS from the coding sequence ATGACGTTTCGTAAGAAGGGCTCCAAGAACCCCCCAGTCCTGAGCCAGGAATTCATCCTGCAGAATCATGCGGACCTTGTCGCCTGTGTGGGGATGTTCTTCGTGCTGGGGCTCATGTTCGAGGGAACAGCAGAAGTGTCGATCGTTTTTATTACTCTCCAGCACGGTGTTACCTTCCCTGCcgaagaagcagaagaaagagccACAGCACCtaagttcctttatcattatggTGCCAAAGATTTGGCCACAGTGTTCTTCTACATGCTGGTGGCAATCATCATTCACGCCACTATTCAAGAGTATGTCTTGGATAGAATTAACAGGCGAATGCAGTTCCCCAAACCGAAACAAAGCAAATTTAACGAATCTGGTCAGTTTAGTgtattcttccttgtctcttgtattTGGGGCACATTCATTCTACACTCTGAAAACTGCCTGTCAGACCTGACTGTCTTATGGAGGGCTCATCCCAATAACATGATGACATTTCAGATGAAGTTTTTCTATATCTCACAGTTGGCTTACTGGTTTCACGCCTTTCCTGAACTCTACTTCCAGAGAATCAAACCTCAAGATCTCTCCCAGCAAGTTGTCTACGTTGGTCTTCACCTCTTTCACATTGCGGGAGCTTACCTCTTGTACTTGAATCACCTGGGACTTCTTCTTTTGATGATGCATTATTTTGTGGAATTCCTTTCCCACTTTTGCGACCTGTTTTATTTTAGCGATGAAAAGTACCAGAAAGAGTTTTCTCTGTGGGCCATTGTGTTTATTTTGGGTCGACTCGTGACTTTAATTGTTTCTGTGATCACTGTTGGTTTTCACCTGGCTGGAGGGCAGAATGGGAATTCGGACGGCACTACCGAAGATGTGAACGTGTTGGCAGCGAAAATTGCTGTCCTGTCATCCAGTTGCACTATCCAAGCATACATAACATGGAATTTATTTAATGTTCAGCTTCAGAGGTGGATGGAAGAAGATGCTCCTCTTCAGGCCCCAAGTGTGAAGAAGAAACGGACTAAGGGCAGGTTTTctagaaaaggaacagaaaacgGTGTGGCAACTTCAAATAGAGTAGACTCTCCCCatgtgaggaaagaaaaatcttcatAA